Proteins from a single region of Streptomyces vinaceus:
- a CDS encoding alpha/beta hydrolase, with protein MTVTWAQLRDLKTTEYTEAATAWAEASTRADAARDRISVQMVKSLESQKGASASSAYERLKRLDRNFDFIHTECGLIRTTLDSLAHELSAEQVRLKEALDDAEARGYAVHADGSVQYPAGGENLLTKEPVPGGTVRGSRYLLDTRPPALGQRPPGFTNPNPHAAVAQEIANRIVSAVSAAQEVDSRFVRTLNRLKAPDGLEVTDATWADAAGDAQVVREDARDYLRDAIPEKSSPAERAAWWKGLTPDRQAELLSVYPDVLGNLDGIPSAVRDDANRDNLQMLMGKLSGQDDEKSRTQLAGMRSIDSQLWNQKPGEPPMYLLGIGDQGGGRAIVAFGNPDTSRNVSAYVPGLGTALDADFARNDVQRARDTALGARRFDPSSAAIVWLGYDAPQLPADHLVDNLDVMSEEHARRGAPDYNRFMAGISATNENPDPHITALGHSYGSLTVGQAAQLDGGIPGADDIILVGSPGTGAHHADQLNVGKDHVFVGASDHDPVTMLPNKSESNGMLSGAGLGAAGFPGAVVAGGAAGFLLGDAVTDESEIYFGTDPASKDFGAHRFLVADGPKPFIEGNGPFDAHSNYFNPLKDQDSASNIARIIAGQSGAISTEEPR; from the coding sequence GTGACGGTGACCTGGGCGCAGCTGCGCGACCTGAAGACGACCGAGTACACCGAGGCCGCCACCGCTTGGGCCGAGGCCAGTACCCGCGCCGACGCGGCACGGGACCGCATCAGCGTGCAGATGGTCAAATCGTTGGAGTCGCAGAAGGGCGCCTCGGCATCGTCGGCGTACGAACGCCTCAAGCGGCTCGACCGGAACTTCGACTTCATCCACACCGAGTGCGGCCTGATCCGCACCACCCTCGACTCGCTGGCGCACGAACTCTCCGCGGAGCAGGTACGTCTGAAGGAGGCCTTGGACGACGCCGAGGCCCGCGGCTACGCGGTACACGCCGATGGATCGGTTCAGTACCCGGCCGGTGGCGAGAACCTCCTCACGAAGGAACCCGTCCCGGGTGGCACCGTACGGGGCTCCCGCTACCTGCTGGACACGCGGCCTCCTGCCCTCGGTCAGCGGCCCCCGGGTTTCACCAACCCGAACCCGCACGCCGCCGTCGCGCAGGAGATCGCCAACCGCATAGTGAGTGCGGTATCGGCCGCACAGGAGGTGGACTCCCGGTTCGTCCGCACCCTGAACCGTCTCAAGGCACCCGACGGCCTGGAGGTCACGGATGCCACCTGGGCCGACGCGGCCGGGGACGCGCAGGTGGTCCGTGAGGACGCCCGGGACTACTTGCGCGACGCGATCCCCGAGAAGAGCTCACCGGCGGAGCGCGCGGCCTGGTGGAAAGGGCTCACACCCGACCGGCAGGCCGAGCTCCTGTCCGTCTACCCGGACGTGCTCGGAAACCTCGACGGCATCCCGTCCGCGGTACGCGACGACGCCAACCGCGACAACCTGCAGATGCTCATGGGCAAGCTGTCCGGGCAGGACGACGAGAAGTCACGAACCCAGCTCGCGGGCATGCGTTCCATCGACAGCCAGCTGTGGAACCAGAAGCCGGGCGAGCCCCCGATGTACCTCCTCGGCATCGGTGACCAGGGCGGCGGCCGCGCCATCGTGGCCTTCGGCAACCCCGACACGTCCCGCAACGTGTCCGCGTACGTACCGGGGCTGGGCACGGCACTGGATGCGGACTTCGCCCGCAACGACGTCCAGCGGGCCCGCGACACGGCCCTCGGGGCCCGGAGATTCGATCCGAGCTCGGCGGCCATCGTCTGGCTCGGCTACGACGCGCCACAGCTGCCCGCGGACCACCTGGTGGACAACCTCGACGTCATGTCCGAGGAGCACGCCCGCAGGGGTGCACCCGACTACAACCGGTTCATGGCCGGCATCAGCGCCACGAACGAGAACCCCGACCCGCACATCACCGCGCTCGGGCACTCCTACGGATCGCTCACGGTCGGCCAGGCCGCACAGCTCGACGGTGGGATCCCGGGCGCCGATGACATCATCCTGGTCGGCAGCCCCGGCACCGGCGCTCACCACGCCGACCAGCTCAACGTCGGCAAGGACCACGTGTTCGTCGGAGCGTCCGACCACGATCCCGTGACCATGCTCCCGAACAAGTCCGAGTCCAACGGCATGCTGAGCGGCGCGGGCTTGGGCGCAGCGGGATTCCCCGGCGCCGTCGTCGCGGGCGGAGCCGCAGGATTCCTCCTCGGCGACGCCGTCACCGACGAGAGCGAGATCTACTTCGGTACGGACCCGGCCAGCAAGGACTTCGGCGCCCACCGCTTCCTGGTGGCCGACGGACCCAAGCCGTTCATCGAGGGCAACGGGCCCTTCGACGCCCACTCGAACTACTTCAACCCGTTGAAGGACCAGGACTCCGCGTCCAACATCGCCCGGATCATCGCTGGTCAGTCCGGAGCAATCAGCACGGAGGAGCCTCGATGA
- a CDS encoding thymidine kinase, whose translation MPELVFFSGTMDCGKSTLALQIAHNRSARGLQGVIFTRDDRAGEGKLSSRLGLVTEAVEAPEGMDLYAYLVAELSKGGKADYVIVDEAQFLAPDQIDQLARVVDDLDLDVFAFGITTDFRTKLFPGSQRLIELADRIETLQVEAMCWCGARATHNARTVGGEMVVEGAQVVVGDVNRPAEEIGYEVLCRRHHRRRMTSGSVHPGALSPDVLPVASD comes from the coding sequence ATGCCCGAATTGGTGTTTTTCTCCGGCACGATGGACTGCGGGAAGAGTACGTTGGCGCTCCAGATCGCCCACAACCGCTCGGCGCGCGGGCTCCAGGGCGTGATCTTCACCCGCGACGACCGCGCGGGCGAGGGCAAGCTCTCCTCCCGCCTCGGTCTGGTGACGGAGGCGGTGGAGGCGCCGGAGGGCATGGACCTGTACGCCTACCTGGTCGCGGAGCTCTCGAAGGGCGGCAAGGCGGACTACGTGATCGTGGACGAGGCGCAGTTCCTCGCCCCCGACCAGATCGACCAGCTCGCGCGCGTCGTCGACGACCTGGACCTGGACGTCTTCGCCTTCGGGATCACCACGGACTTCCGCACCAAGCTCTTCCCCGGCTCGCAGCGCCTGATCGAGCTGGCGGACCGGATCGAGACCCTCCAGGTGGAGGCGATGTGCTGGTGCGGCGCCCGCGCCACCCACAACGCCCGTACGGTGGGCGGCGAAATGGTGGTGGAAGGCGCCCAAGTGGTGGTCGGCGACGTGAACCGCCCGGCGGAGGAGATCGGCTACGAGGTCCTGTGCCGCCGCCACCACCGCCGCCGCATGACGAGCGGCTCGGTCCACCCCGGCGCGCTCTCGCCGGACGTCCTGCCGGTGGCCTCCGACTGA
- a CDS encoding alkaline phosphatase family protein, which yields MSYSAPSNWDEPELLDLTGAPVPEYGTGSLADLLPTLVAGQGVPGFTAAIPELAPADRNCVFLVDGMGWEQIKAHPDEAPYLTSLLGTSRGGTGRPITAGFPATTATSLASVGTGLPPARHGLPGYAVRNPATGELMNQLRWHPWTPPKPWQPYPTVFQQADKAGVATAQVSSPAFQTTPLTKIALSGGTFLGRMTGEERMDLAAERLAAGDRSLVYTYYSELDGAGHRHGVNSDAWRGQLMYVDRLVQRLAEQLPPRTALYVTADHGMVDIPFDEDSRIDYDEDWELGAGVALLGGEGRARHVYAVPGAEADVLTVWREVLGDRFWIAGREEALELGWFGPPGECDERVLGRIGDVVAAAHADAAITASVNEPNESALTGMHGSMTAAEQLVPLLEIRT from the coding sequence ATGTCCTACTCCGCACCGTCGAACTGGGACGAGCCGGAGCTGCTGGACCTCACCGGCGCCCCCGTCCCCGAGTACGGCACCGGCTCGCTCGCCGATCTGCTGCCGACGCTCGTGGCGGGCCAGGGCGTTCCCGGGTTCACCGCCGCGATCCCCGAGCTCGCCCCGGCCGACCGGAACTGCGTGTTCCTGGTCGACGGCATGGGCTGGGAGCAGATCAAGGCCCACCCGGACGAGGCCCCGTACCTGACCTCCCTGCTCGGCACCTCGCGCGGCGGCACCGGCCGCCCGATCACCGCGGGCTTCCCGGCGACCACCGCCACCTCGCTGGCCTCCGTGGGCACGGGCCTGCCGCCCGCCCGGCACGGCCTGCCCGGCTACGCCGTGCGCAACCCGGCCACCGGCGAGCTGATGAACCAGCTCCGCTGGCACCCGTGGACCCCGCCGAAGCCCTGGCAGCCGTACCCGACCGTCTTCCAGCAGGCCGACAAGGCGGGGGTGGCCACGGCGCAGGTCTCCTCGCCCGCCTTCCAGACCACCCCGCTCACCAAGATCGCGCTGAGCGGCGGCACCTTCCTCGGCCGGATGACCGGCGAGGAGCGGATGGACCTGGCGGCCGAGAGGCTCGCCGCGGGCGACCGCTCGCTGGTGTACACGTACTACAGCGAGCTCGACGGGGCCGGCCACCGGCACGGCGTGAACTCCGACGCCTGGCGCGGTCAGCTGATGTACGTCGACCGCCTCGTGCAGCGGCTCGCCGAGCAACTCCCGCCGCGCACGGCGCTGTACGTGACCGCCGACCACGGCATGGTGGACATCCCCTTCGACGAGGACTCCCGGATCGACTACGACGAGGACTGGGAGCTGGGCGCGGGCGTGGCCCTGCTCGGCGGCGAGGGCCGGGCCCGGCACGTGTACGCAGTCCCCGGCGCGGAGGCCGACGTCCTGACCGTGTGGCGCGAGGTGCTGGGCGACCGGTTCTGGATCGCGGGCCGCGAAGAGGCCCTGGAGCTGGGCTGGTTCGGGCCGCCGGGGGAGTGCGACGAGCGCGTCCTCGGCCGGATCGGCGACGTGGTCGCCGCCGCGCACGCCGATGCGGCGATCACCGCGTCCGTGAACGAGCCCAACGAATCGGCGCTCACCGGGATGCACGGCTCGATGACCGCGGCCGAGCAGCTGGTCCCGCTGCTCGAAATCCGCACCTGA
- a CDS encoding DUF5998 family protein, which yields MDPMAKSGTTTQGLRTAIERSGYYPALVAEAVEAAVGGEPISSYLVHQETTFDSNEVRRHVTVLVLTGNRFIVSHTDEQAADAGSPSPYATTSTESVKIGAISSVVLSRVVANPESYTPGTLPREVVLTIGWGAVSRIDLEPAACGDPNCDSDHGYTGNSTADDLSLRVSEAGDGPEAVRQTLVFAQALSEATAATSGPAR from the coding sequence ATGGACCCCATGGCGAAATCCGGTACGACGACCCAGGGGCTGCGCACGGCGATCGAGCGCAGCGGCTACTACCCGGCCCTCGTGGCCGAGGCCGTGGAGGCCGCGGTGGGCGGCGAGCCGATCTCGTCGTACCTGGTCCACCAGGAGACGACCTTCGACTCCAACGAGGTGCGCCGGCACGTCACGGTGCTGGTCCTGACCGGCAACCGCTTCATCGTGAGCCACACCGACGAGCAGGCCGCCGACGCCGGCTCCCCGTCCCCCTACGCGACCACCTCCACCGAGTCCGTCAAGATCGGCGCGATCTCCTCCGTGGTACTCAGCCGCGTCGTCGCCAACCCCGAGTCGTACACCCCGGGCACGCTGCCCCGCGAGGTCGTCCTGACCATCGGCTGGGGCGCGGTCTCCCGGATCGACCTGGAGCCCGCCGCCTGCGGCGACCCCAACTGCGACTCCGACCACGGCTACACCGGCAACTCGACCGCCGACGACCTCAGCCTGCGCGTCAGCGAGGCCGGCGACGGCCCGGAGGCGGTCCGCCAGACCCTCGTCTTCGCGCAGGCGCTCAGTGAGGCAACCGCGGCGACATCCGGTCCCGCCCGCTGA
- a CDS encoding bifunctional GNAT family N-acetyltransferase/acetate--CoA ligase family protein, which yields MTTASDPSYPAHWEADVVLRDGGTARIRPITTEDAGRLVSFYEQVSDESKYYRFFAPYPRLSARDVHRFTHHDYVDRVGLAATIGEEFIGTVRYDRIGPDGRPASAPADEAEVAFLVQDAHQGRGVASALLEHIGAVARERGIRRFAAEVLPANNKMIKVFKDAGYEQKRSFEDGSVHLTLDLEPTAESLAVQRAREQRAEARSVQRLLTPRSVAVIGVSRSGAGVGAAALRNLRDSGFRGHLYAVNEAATTDLLDGVRAYRALGAVEAPVDLAVIAVPAERVPEAVAACGEHGVQGLVVLSAGYGESGAAGLDRQRELVRQVRSYGMRLIGPNAYGVINTAPEVGLNASLTPAPAPNRGRIGLFTQSGAIGISLLSALLRRGEGLSSFVSAGNRADVSGNDILQYWYEDEATDVALMYLETLGNPRKFTRLARRTAAVKPVVVARGGRHTPAGHVVPGTRLPEATVSALLRQAGVIRVGTVTELVDVGLLLASQPLPAGPRVAILGNSESLGVLSYDACLAQGLRPGAPQDLTTGATPADFRTALGAALGSAENDAVIVTVIPWVNEQEPQDDLADALRDAVAAHPGKPVAVVHVELAELVDALSPAGALAPRTRPADEDEGGYARPDVRIPAYPAAERAVRAVAEAVRYGQWRRAAADAGQVPEYEDVDEAGAAARLAALLADVGEGVVTLTEPDAAALLAHYGIRVLPTVAAPTADAAVRAARSLGYPVALKTTAPHLRHRADLGGVRLDLGGEADLRRSYEELTDLLGTPDELLPVVQAMVPRGVDTVVRSVIDPAAGAVLSFGLAGVASELLGDTAHRLVPATDRDAAGLIRSIRAAPLLFGWRGSDPVDTPALEELLLRLSRLVDDHPEVVGVTLEPVVVATEGLSVLSASVRVAHPPARTDMGPRTLPSY from the coding sequence ATGACCACCGCGTCGGACCCCTCGTACCCGGCCCACTGGGAAGCGGACGTCGTCCTGCGCGACGGCGGCACCGCCAGGATCAGGCCGATCACCACGGAGGACGCGGGCCGGCTGGTCAGCTTCTACGAGCAGGTCTCCGACGAGTCGAAGTACTACCGCTTCTTCGCGCCCTACCCGCGGCTCTCCGCCCGCGACGTGCACCGCTTCACCCACCACGACTACGTGGACCGGGTCGGCCTCGCGGCGACCATCGGCGAGGAGTTCATCGGCACCGTCCGCTACGACCGGATCGGCCCCGACGGCCGGCCCGCGTCCGCCCCCGCCGACGAGGCGGAGGTCGCCTTCCTCGTCCAGGACGCCCACCAGGGCCGCGGGGTCGCCTCCGCGCTCCTCGAACACATCGGCGCGGTCGCCCGCGAGCGGGGCATCCGCCGCTTCGCGGCCGAGGTGCTGCCCGCCAACAACAAGATGATCAAGGTGTTCAAGGACGCCGGGTACGAGCAGAAGCGCAGCTTCGAGGACGGCTCCGTCCACCTGACGCTCGACCTCGAACCCACCGCGGAGTCCCTGGCCGTCCAGCGCGCCCGCGAGCAGCGCGCCGAGGCCCGCTCCGTACAGCGGCTGCTGACCCCCCGCTCCGTGGCCGTCATCGGAGTCAGCCGCTCCGGCGCGGGCGTGGGCGCGGCGGCCCTGCGCAACCTGCGCGACAGCGGCTTCCGCGGCCACCTCTACGCCGTGAACGAGGCCGCCACCACCGATCTGCTGGACGGAGTACGGGCCTACCGCGCGCTCGGCGCCGTCGAGGCCCCGGTCGACCTCGCGGTGATCGCGGTCCCCGCCGAGCGCGTCCCCGAGGCCGTGGCCGCCTGCGGCGAGCACGGGGTGCAGGGGCTCGTCGTACTGTCCGCCGGGTACGGGGAGAGCGGCGCCGCCGGGCTCGACCGGCAGCGCGAACTGGTGCGCCAGGTGCGCTCGTACGGGATGCGGCTGATCGGGCCGAACGCCTACGGCGTCATCAACACCGCCCCCGAGGTCGGGCTCAACGCCTCCCTGACCCCGGCGCCCGCCCCGAACCGCGGCCGCATCGGGCTGTTCACCCAGTCCGGGGCGATCGGCATCTCGCTCCTCTCCGCGCTGCTGCGGCGGGGCGAGGGTCTGTCGTCCTTCGTCTCGGCGGGCAACCGGGCGGACGTCTCCGGGAACGACATCCTCCAGTACTGGTACGAGGACGAGGCCACAGACGTCGCGCTCATGTACCTCGAAACCCTGGGCAACCCGCGGAAGTTCACCCGGCTCGCGCGGCGCACGGCTGCCGTGAAGCCGGTGGTCGTCGCGCGGGGCGGCCGCCACACCCCGGCGGGCCACGTGGTCCCCGGGACCAGACTGCCGGAGGCCACCGTCTCCGCACTGCTGCGCCAGGCCGGGGTGATCCGGGTCGGCACGGTGACGGAGCTGGTGGACGTCGGGCTGCTGCTGGCCTCGCAGCCGCTGCCGGCCGGGCCGCGCGTGGCGATCCTCGGGAACTCCGAGTCGCTCGGGGTCCTCTCGTACGACGCCTGCCTCGCGCAGGGGCTGCGGCCCGGAGCCCCGCAGGACCTGACGACCGGGGCGACGCCGGCGGACTTCCGGACGGCACTGGGCGCGGCACTGGGCTCGGCCGAGAACGACGCGGTGATCGTCACCGTGATCCCGTGGGTGAACGAGCAGGAGCCGCAGGACGACCTGGCGGACGCCCTGCGCGACGCGGTCGCCGCGCACCCCGGCAAGCCGGTCGCGGTGGTCCACGTGGAACTGGCCGAACTCGTCGACGCCCTGTCCCCGGCGGGGGCGCTGGCCCCGCGCACGCGCCCCGCCGACGAGGACGAGGGCGGGTACGCCAGACCGGACGTACGGATTCCGGCGTACCCGGCCGCCGAGCGCGCCGTACGCGCGGTCGCCGAGGCCGTCCGGTACGGGCAGTGGCGCCGGGCCGCCGCGGACGCCGGACAGGTCCCCGAGTACGAGGACGTCGACGAGGCCGGGGCCGCCGCCCGGCTCGCCGCCCTCCTCGCCGACGTCGGCGAGGGCGTCGTCACCCTCACCGAGCCCGACGCCGCCGCGCTCCTCGCCCACTACGGGATCCGGGTGCTCCCCACCGTGGCCGCGCCCACCGCGGACGCCGCCGTCCGGGCCGCCCGCAGCCTGGGCTACCCCGTCGCCCTCAAGACCACCGCCCCGCACCTGCGCCACCGCGCGGACCTCGGCGGCGTACGCCTCGACCTCGGTGGCGAGGCCGACCTGCGCCGCTCGTACGAGGAGCTGACCGACCTCCTCGGCACCCCCGACGAGCTGCTCCCCGTGGTCCAGGCCATGGTGCCGCGGGGGGTCGACACCGTCGTGCGCTCCGTGATCGACCCCGCCGCCGGAGCCGTCCTCTCCTTCGGGCTCGCCGGCGTCGCCTCCGAGCTGCTCGGCGACACCGCCCACCGGCTCGTCCCCGCCACCGACCGGGACGCCGCCGGGCTGATCCGGTCCATCAGGGCCGCGCCCCTCCTCTTCGGCTGGCGCGGCAGCGACCCCGTCGACACCCCCGCCCTCGAAGAGCTCCTGCTGCGGCTGTCCCGGCTCGTCGACGACCACCCCGAAGTGGTGGGCGTCACGCTCGAACCCGTCGTCGTGGCCACCGAGGGCCTCTCCGTACTCAGCGCCTCCGTCCGCGTGGCCCACCCCCCGGCCCGCACCGACATGGGTCCCCGGACGCTCCCGAGCTACTGA
- a CDS encoding HPr family phosphocarrier protein produces MAERRVNVGWAEGLHARPASIFVRATTASGVPVTIAKADGNPVNAASMLAVLGLGAQGGEEIVLASDAEGAEAALDRLAKLVAEGLDELPETV; encoded by the coding sequence ATGGCAGAGCGCCGCGTCAACGTCGGCTGGGCCGAGGGCCTGCACGCTCGTCCCGCCTCGATCTTCGTCCGCGCGACGACCGCTTCCGGCGTCCCGGTGACCATCGCGAAGGCCGACGGGAACCCCGTCAACGCCGCGTCCATGCTCGCGGTGCTGGGCCTCGGCGCGCAGGGCGGCGAGGAGATCGTCCTCGCGTCCGACGCCGAGGGCGCCGAGGCGGCGCTGGACCGCCTCGCGAAGCTGGTCGCCGAGGGCCTCGACGAGCTCCCCGAGACCGTCTGA
- a CDS encoding GntR family transcriptional regulator, with amino-acid sequence MRIPAHAVCTAIREDIVSGVFEPGSRLTEELLARRYGVSRVPVREALRTLESEGFVTTRRHAGACVAEPTEQEAADLLELRLLLEPLAAARAARRRTDGHLRVLRGLVRLGQERARRGQGEDLRSLGGWFHETLAQASGSPGLIALLTQMRHKVAWMYAVEAPARPVDSWAEHGAIVDAVARGDAERARALTAMHADRAAGAHRLRVRISQHAVNTASGPH; translated from the coding sequence TTGCGTATTCCTGCGCACGCGGTATGCACGGCAATCCGCGAAGACATCGTCTCGGGGGTCTTCGAACCAGGCTCCCGGCTGACCGAGGAACTGCTGGCCCGCCGGTACGGGGTCTCCCGCGTCCCCGTCCGCGAGGCGCTGCGGACCCTGGAGTCCGAGGGCTTCGTCACCACCCGGCGGCACGCGGGCGCCTGCGTCGCCGAGCCCACCGAGCAGGAGGCTGCCGATCTCCTGGAGCTGCGGCTGCTGCTGGAGCCGCTGGCGGCCGCGCGCGCGGCCCGGCGGCGCACCGACGGTCACCTCAGGGTGCTGCGCGGGCTGGTCAGGCTGGGCCAGGAACGGGCCAGGCGGGGCCAGGGCGAGGACCTGCGGTCCCTGGGCGGCTGGTTCCACGAGACCCTCGCCCAGGCCTCCGGCAGCCCCGGGCTGATCGCGCTGCTCACGCAGATGCGGCACAAGGTCGCCTGGATGTACGCCGTGGAGGCCCCGGCCCGGCCCGTGGACTCCTGGGCGGAGCACGGGGCGATCGTGGACGCGGTCGCGCGCGGGGACGCCGAACGGGCCCGCGCGCTGACGGCGATGCACGCGGACCGCGCGGCCGGGGCGCACCGGCTGCGGGTGAGGATTTCGCAACATGCCGTAAACACGGCGAGCGGTCCGCATTAA
- a CDS encoding M23 family metallopeptidase yields MAFGSRAAGKHRGSSRLSRKTAGYAGIAALATTGVVGSLAGPAFAASDQAPSMEDTGLNAVVTAEDLQGQIEAQADAQGHAAEAAALKAKAEAEAKARAAEAKQKAEERAKAEREAAERAAREEERKRLNTFVAPVEGSYVSTQWHAGGGMWSSGSHTGIDFHAASGTTVHAVGVGTVVEAGWGGAYGNNVVIKHADGTYTQYGHMSSLSVSVGDQVTAGQQIGLSGSTGNSSGPHLHFEARTGAQYGSDIDPVAYLRSHGVDV; encoded by the coding sequence ATGGCGTTTGGCAGTCGTGCCGCCGGTAAGCACCGTGGTTCCAGTCGTCTGAGCCGCAAGACCGCCGGTTACGCCGGCATAGCCGCCCTCGCCACCACCGGTGTCGTCGGCTCCCTCGCAGGCCCGGCGTTCGCCGCGTCGGACCAGGCCCCCTCCATGGAGGACACCGGCCTGAACGCCGTCGTGACCGCCGAGGACCTCCAGGGCCAGATCGAGGCGCAGGCCGACGCCCAGGGGCACGCGGCCGAGGCCGCGGCGCTCAAGGCGAAGGCGGAGGCCGAGGCGAAGGCCCGCGCCGCCGAGGCGAAGCAGAAGGCCGAGGAGCGGGCGAAGGCGGAGCGCGAGGCCGCCGAGCGCGCCGCCCGCGAGGAGGAGCGCAAGCGCCTCAACACCTTCGTCGCCCCCGTCGAGGGGTCCTACGTCAGCACCCAGTGGCACGCGGGCGGCGGCATGTGGTCCTCCGGCAGCCACACCGGCATCGACTTCCACGCCGCCTCCGGCACCACGGTGCACGCGGTCGGCGTCGGCACCGTGGTCGAGGCGGGCTGGGGCGGCGCGTACGGCAACAACGTCGTCATCAAGCACGCGGACGGCACGTACACGCAGTACGGCCACATGTCCTCGCTGAGCGTCTCCGTCGGCGACCAGGTCACCGCCGGCCAGCAGATCGGCCTGTCGGGCTCCACCGGCAACTCCAGCGGCCCGCACCTGCACTTCGAGGCCCGTACCGGCGCCCAGTACGGCTCGGACATCGACCCGGTCGCGTACCTGCGCAGCCACGGCGTCGACGTCTGA
- a CDS encoding M16 family metallopeptidase, giving the protein MTFHPQPQAGRPRPWAFPAPERGALPNGLTVLRCHRPGQQVVAVEVNLAAPLDAEPEGLDGVATIMARALSEGTDKHSAEEFAAELERCGATLDAHADHPGLRVSLEVPASRLHKALGLVAEALRAPAFADSEVDRLVRNRLDEIPHELANPQRRAAKELSRQLFPPALRMSRPRQGTEETVARIDSAAVRAFYEAHVRPATATAVVVGDLTGIDLDAVLGDTLGAWTGDSAEPLPVPPVTADDTGRVVIVDRPGAVQTQLLIGRIGPDRHDRVWAAQVLGTYCLGGTLTSRLDKVLREEKGYTYGVRAFGQVLRSTADGKGASMLAISGSVDTPNTGPALDDLWKVLRTLAEGGLTDAERDVAVQNLVGVAPLKFETAAAVAGTLADQVEQELPDDYQARLYAQLAQTGTVEATSAVLAAFPLDRLVTVLVGDAAQIEEPVRALGIGEVTVVTN; this is encoded by the coding sequence CACCGGCCCGGCCAGCAGGTCGTCGCCGTCGAGGTCAACCTCGCCGCCCCGCTGGACGCCGAGCCCGAGGGCCTGGACGGCGTGGCGACCATCATGGCCCGCGCCCTGTCCGAGGGCACCGACAAGCACTCCGCCGAGGAGTTCGCGGCCGAGCTGGAGCGCTGCGGCGCCACGCTCGACGCGCACGCCGACCACCCGGGCCTGCGGGTCTCCCTGGAGGTCCCGGCCTCCCGCCTGCACAAGGCGCTGGGCCTGGTCGCCGAGGCGCTGCGCGCGCCGGCCTTCGCCGACAGCGAGGTCGACCGGCTGGTGCGCAACCGGCTCGACGAGATCCCGCACGAGCTGGCCAACCCGCAGCGCCGGGCCGCCAAGGAGCTCTCCCGGCAGCTCTTCCCGCCGGCCCTGCGGATGTCCCGGCCCCGCCAGGGCACCGAGGAGACGGTCGCCCGGATCGACTCCGCGGCCGTACGCGCCTTCTACGAGGCCCACGTACGCCCCGCCACCGCCACCGCGGTGGTCGTCGGCGACCTGACCGGCATCGACCTGGACGCCGTCCTGGGGGACACCCTGGGCGCCTGGACCGGCGATTCCGCCGAGCCGCTCCCGGTCCCGCCGGTCACCGCCGACGACACCGGGCGCGTGGTCATCGTGGACCGGCCCGGCGCGGTCCAGACGCAGCTGCTCATCGGCCGCATCGGTCCGGACCGGCACGACCGGGTCTGGGCGGCGCAGGTGCTCGGCACGTACTGCCTGGGCGGCACCCTCACCTCGCGCCTGGACAAGGTGCTGCGCGAGGAGAAGGGGTACACGTACGGCGTGCGCGCCTTCGGTCAGGTGCTGCGCTCCACGGCCGACGGCAAGGGCGCCTCGATGCTCGCCATCAGCGGCTCGGTGGACACCCCGAACACCGGCCCGGCGCTCGACGACCTCTGGAAGGTGCTGCGCACCCTCGCGGAGGGCGGCCTGACCGACGCCGAACGGGACGTGGCGGTGCAGAACTTGGTGGGCGTGGCCCCGCTGAAGTTCGAGACGGCCGCGGCCGTCGCGGGCACGCTCGCCGACCAGGTCGAGCAGGAGCTTCCGGACGACTACCAGGCCCGGTTGTACGCGCAGCTGGCCCAAACGGGCACGGTGGAGGCGACTTCGGCCGTCCTGGCCGCCTTCCCGCTGGACCGCCTGGTCACGGTCCTGGTGGGCGACGCCGCGCAGATCGAGGAGCCGGTGCGGGCGCTCGGCATCGGTGAGGTCACCGTCGTCACCAACTGA